The following proteins come from a genomic window of Flavobacteriaceae bacterium MAR_2010_188:
- a CDS encoding Putative beta-barrel porin-2, OmpL-like. bbp2: MKQFFTLLMLFGFLSAFAQEEEPADEKKFNISGSVDAYFRTNLTGPNESFDDGDGAYFLNPGTSFANRSGFSIGMANAIFSYEGAKVGFVADLVFGPRGEDAVFLSSPSTNIVNQLYAFWNVTDSFRLTLGNFNTFLGYEVISPTGNFNYSTSYMFSNGPFSHTGIKADFTLSEDFTLMLALMNPTDYTEINIDGSYTLGAQLGYSGQFLNALYGNQPGNSDATFQIDYTGGFDATEAFFLGINATYNDTNGSGFYGAALYPQYSVSDALAFGLRGEYFGYHYDEAEDDTVFATTLSANYKIDNLTIIPELRLDSWSDEVYFDGDLDPTKSLASFLIAAVYQF, translated from the coding sequence ATGAAACAATTTTTTACTCTATTAATGCTTTTTGGATTTTTATCGGCATTCGCTCAAGAAGAAGAACCAGCGGATGAAAAAAAATTCAATATTTCTGGAAGTGTCGATGCATACTTTAGAACAAACCTTACCGGACCAAACGAATCCTTTGATGATGGCGATGGGGCATACTTCCTTAATCCAGGCACATCATTCGCAAACCGAAGTGGTTTTAGTATTGGAATGGCAAATGCTATCTTTAGTTATGAAGGCGCAAAAGTAGGCTTCGTTGCAGACCTTGTCTTTGGCCCACGTGGAGAAGATGCCGTATTCCTTTCTAGCCCTTCCACCAATATCGTAAATCAACTTTATGCCTTCTGGAACGTTACCGATTCCTTTAGACTTACCCTTGGAAACTTCAACACCTTTTTAGGATACGAAGTAATATCTCCAACTGGTAATTTCAATTACAGTACCTCTTATATGTTTAGCAACGGACCTTTTTCCCATACCGGTATTAAGGCAGACTTTACATTGTCCGAAGATTTTACGTTGATGTTAGCTTTGATGAATCCTACCGATTATACCGAAATCAATATAGATGGAAGTTATACCCTAGGGGCACAATTGGGCTATAGCGGACAGTTCTTAAATGCACTATACGGCAACCAGCCCGGAAATAGTGATGCAACTTTTCAAATTGATTATACCGGAGGTTTCGATGCAACCGAGGCATTTTTCTTGGGAATCAATGCAACCTATAATGATACCAATGGCAGCGGCTTCTATGGCGCAGCCTTATATCCACAATATTCAGTTTCTGATGCGCTAGCGTTCGGTTTAAGAGGAGAATACTTTGGATATCACTATGATGAAGCTGAGGACGACACCGTTTTTGCCACAACTCTATCCGCAAATTATAAAATAGACAACTTAACGATTATACCAGAATTGAGATTAGATAGCTGGTCAGACGAAGTTTATTTCGATGGCGATCTAGATCCTACTAAAAGCTTGGCTTCATTCTTAATTGCAGCGGTATATCAATTCTAA
- a CDS encoding nitrogen regulatory protein P-II family, whose translation MKKIEAIIRKSKFSTVKDALHGVGVNFFSYWDVTGLGNEKEGHVYRGVSYSTSDIQRRYLSIVVNDDFEEITIKTIIESARTGDVGDGKIFVSDISETYRIRTGDKGGDTIK comes from the coding sequence ATGAAAAAAATTGAAGCAATTATCAGAAAATCCAAATTTTCTACCGTCAAGGATGCGCTCCACGGAGTTGGAGTAAACTTCTTCTCTTATTGGGATGTAACTGGCCTTGGTAATGAAAAGGAAGGGCATGTTTACCGAGGGGTTAGCTACAGCACCAGTGATATACAGAGGCGGTATCTCTCTATTGTTGTAAATGACGATTTTGAAGAAATTACCATTAAAACAATCATTGAGTCTGCTCGTACGGGCGATGTCGGAGACGGAAAGATTTTCGTTTCTGATATTTCTGAAACCTACAGAATACGTACTGGCGACAAAGGAGGAGACACTATAAAATAA
- a CDS encoding ammonium transporter (manually curated), which translates to MELLTINNVWMMVCTGLVFFMHLGFSFLEIGLTRQKNTINILFKNIFIICIGLLLYCLVGFNLMYPGEFNGFIGFAGFGLDSPVTADGALDLTYNEGYTYWTDFLFQGMFAATAATIVSGAVAERVKIGPFMIFTIIYVGIIYPLAGSWKWGGGFLQTMETPFYDFAGSTLVHSVGGWAALVAVFLLGSRIGKFKGGKPQAIPGHNIPLATAGVLILWLGWFGFNGGSVLSADPALTSLTLVTTCLAAAAGGVASFLVSTLMYKNYDLTMFLNGILGGLVAITAGADQMSPTDAVLIGTIAGAIIVFGVALVDKLKLDDPVGAIAVHLICGIWGTLAVGIFGSLAGGAQFMSQLIGVAAYAGICIASSFIILYVLKVTVGIRVSEREELEGLDAYEHGMKAYSDFGLNEQ; encoded by the coding sequence ATGGAACTATTAACAATAAACAATGTATGGATGATGGTCTGTACAGGATTAGTTTTTTTTATGCACCTAGGGTTTTCCTTTTTGGAAATAGGACTTACTAGGCAAAAAAATACCATCAACATATTATTTAAAAATATATTCATCATCTGTATTGGATTATTACTATACTGTCTGGTTGGTTTTAATTTGATGTATCCAGGTGAATTCAACGGATTTATCGGCTTTGCCGGATTCGGACTAGATTCTCCAGTTACTGCAGATGGAGCATTAGACCTTACATATAATGAAGGATACACTTACTGGACCGACTTTCTTTTCCAAGGAATGTTCGCTGCAACAGCGGCCACGATTGTTTCTGGAGCGGTAGCGGAACGAGTTAAGATCGGACCATTCATGATTTTTACTATTATTTACGTTGGAATTATCTATCCTCTTGCGGGCTCTTGGAAATGGGGTGGCGGATTCCTTCAGACTATGGAAACTCCATTTTATGATTTCGCTGGTTCTACTTTAGTGCATTCAGTTGGTGGTTGGGCTGCTCTAGTAGCCGTATTCTTATTGGGAAGCAGGATTGGAAAATTCAAGGGGGGCAAACCTCAAGCCATACCAGGACATAATATTCCATTAGCAACAGCTGGTGTTTTAATTCTTTGGTTAGGATGGTTTGGATTTAATGGAGGCTCAGTACTTTCTGCCGACCCAGCATTAACCTCATTAACCTTAGTTACAACTTGTTTAGCTGCGGCTGCTGGTGGTGTTGCATCATTCTTGGTTTCAACCTTAATGTACAAAAACTACGATCTTACCATGTTCCTAAATGGAATATTGGGAGGATTGGTAGCCATTACTGCTGGTGCAGATCAAATGAGTCCGACGGATGCCGTTCTTATAGGAACAATTGCCGGAGCAATTATTGTATTTGGCGTCGCATTGGTAGACAAACTTAAATTAGATGATCCAGTTGGAGCAATTGCCGTTCACCTTATTTGTGGTATCTGGGGAACACTTGCAGTTGGTATCTTCGGAAGTTTAGCTGGTGGCGCTCAATTTATGAGCCAATTGATCGGTGTTGCTGCTTATGCGGGAATATGCATCGCTTCTAGCTTCATTATACTATATGTTCTAAAAGTGACCGTAGGCATCAGAGTTTCCGAAAGGGAAGAACTAGAAGGTCTAGATGCTTACGAACATGGAATGAAAGCCTACTCGGACTTTGGATTAAATGAGCAATAG
- a CDS encoding methionine adenosyltransferase produces the protein MAYLFTSESVSEGHPDKVADQISDALIDNFLAFDQNSKVACETLVTTGQVILAGEVKSNTYLDVQKIARETINKIGYTKSDYMFDGNSCGVLSAIHEQSEDINRGVDREDAEQQGAGDQGMMFGYATKETDNYMPLALDLSHSILKELAALRRENKEITYLRPDSKSQVTIEYSDDNVPQRIDAIVISTQHDDFATEEMMLSTIRKDLINILIPRVMKLVPDHIKKLFNDTITYHINPTGKFVIGGPHGDTGLTGRKIIVDTYGGKGAHGGGAFSGKDPSKVDRSAAYATRHIAKNLVAAGLCDEILVQVSYAIGVVEPTSIYVNTYGTGNSKFSDGEIAEKVSKIFDMRPHAIEKRLKLRQPIYSETATYGHMGRESRMVTKHFDQPNGEAITMEVELFTWEKLDYVDTVKKEFNL, from the coding sequence ATGGCATATCTTTTTACTTCAGAAAGCGTCTCTGAAGGACACCCAGATAAAGTAGCGGATCAGATCAGCGATGCTCTTATTGATAATTTTTTAGCCTTTGACCAAAACTCTAAGGTCGCTTGTGAAACACTTGTGACTACCGGACAGGTAATTTTGGCCGGTGAAGTTAAATCTAACACCTATCTAGATGTTCAGAAAATCGCAAGGGAAACCATAAACAAAATCGGATATACCAAGAGCGACTATATGTTCGACGGTAATTCTTGTGGCGTGCTATCTGCAATTCATGAACAATCCGAAGACATTAACCGTGGGGTTGATCGTGAAGATGCAGAACAGCAAGGAGCGGGCGACCAAGGGATGATGTTTGGCTACGCGACAAAGGAAACTGACAACTACATGCCATTGGCACTGGACCTTTCACATTCGATATTAAAGGAACTTGCGGCTCTAAGAAGGGAAAATAAGGAGATTACCTATCTACGACCTGATTCTAAGAGTCAAGTCACCATAGAATATAGTGATGATAATGTTCCGCAAAGAATCGATGCTATTGTAATTTCTACCCAACACGATGATTTTGCTACGGAAGAAATGATGCTCAGCACCATTAGAAAAGACCTTATTAATATTCTGATACCAAGAGTTATGAAACTGGTGCCAGACCATATAAAGAAACTTTTTAACGATACCATTACCTATCACATAAACCCCACCGGAAAATTTGTTATTGGCGGACCTCACGGTGATACCGGTTTAACCGGAAGAAAAATCATCGTTGATACCTACGGTGGAAAAGGAGCGCATGGCGGAGGAGCATTCTCTGGTAAAGACCCAAGCAAAGTAGATAGAAGCGCGGCATATGCAACAAGACATATCGCTAAGAATTTAGTTGCTGCAGGTTTGTGTGATGAAATACTGGTGCAAGTGAGTTATGCCATTGGTGTGGTAGAACCAACTTCAATATATGTAAATACTTATGGTACCGGAAACAGCAAGTTCTCCGATGGGGAGATTGCAGAGAAGGTTTCCAAGATTTTTGACATGCGTCCGCACGCAATAGAAAAACGATTAAAGCTGAGACAGCCAATATATAGCGAGACTGCAACGTATGGACATATGGGCAGAGAAAGCAGAATGGTCACCAAACATTTTGATCAGCCAAATGGCGAAGCAATTACTATGGAAGTTGAACTGTTTACTTGGGAAAAATTAGACTATGTCGACACGGTAAAAAAAGAATTTAATTTATAG